A window of the Deinobacterium chartae genome harbors these coding sequences:
- the rpmE gene encoding 50S ribosomal protein L31, producing the protein MKKDIHPKQVPCKIIYQGQVVMETMSTKPEIHVEVWSGAHPFWTGQQRFIDAEGRVDKFNKRFGDSYRTKKK; encoded by the coding sequence ATGAAGAAGGACATTCACCCCAAGCAGGTTCCCTGCAAGATCATCTACCAGGGCCAGGTTGTGATGGAGACCATGTCGACCAAGCCTGAGATCCACGTCGAAGTCTGGTCGGGTGCTCACCCGTTCTGGACCGGCCAGCAGCGCTTCATCGATGCCGAAGGCCGCGTGGACAAGTTCAACAAGCGCTTCGGCGACTCGTACCGCACCAAGAAGAAGTAA
- the mutL gene encoding DNA mismatch repair endonuclease MutL, protein MIRRLSPELTRRIAAGEVITRPLDAVRELIENALDATATRIEIELGGGGLDFLEVRDNGVGIPEAEVALAPLRHTTSKLAGESLADIATLGFRGEALWSIAWAGELSLLTRPPGQLGATLLRARGDRITTERARGPQGTRARVTGLFAELPARLRTQASPAAEYREVLALVGRYVLHRPELHWRVVLDGETRLSHAPGDVRAAVASVYGALPANRLLTVDAAGVHGAVSRPELTRPRRDRMHLAVNGRPVEFPAELERAVLRAYGELLPQGQAPLAVLSLEVPPAWIDPNVHPHKARVALARLDELAARLEAAVRAALAAHPLAGALPALRAAQTPSTPASGFPELRPIGVYRDLYLLAEGEGDLWLIDAHAAHERVLFERFDAAFARAESVELALPEMLQLTPEQQARLHERAPELAAWGLLLEDFGAGLARVRAVPAVLAGLPLPRLAESLLEAALADTPDPRRAVLARMACAPALKAGAVRLEGAAELLGDLAVCAQPWACPHGRPTVLRLSERDLAHAFGRRGVRDLPSGRDRVPELPQNPERSP, encoded by the coding sequence GTGATTCGGCGCCTCTCGCCCGAACTGACCCGCCGCATCGCGGCCGGGGAGGTCATCACCCGGCCGCTCGACGCGGTGCGCGAACTGATCGAGAACGCCCTGGACGCCACAGCGACCCGCATCGAGATCGAGCTGGGCGGCGGCGGGCTGGACTTCCTCGAGGTGCGCGACAACGGTGTGGGCATTCCCGAGGCCGAGGTGGCCCTGGCCCCGCTGCGCCACACCACCTCCAAGCTGGCGGGGGAGAGCCTCGCTGACATCGCCACGCTGGGGTTTCGTGGCGAGGCGCTGTGGAGCATCGCCTGGGCCGGAGAGCTGAGCTTGCTGACCCGTCCGCCGGGCCAATTGGGCGCCACGCTGCTGCGTGCCCGGGGAGACCGCATCACCACCGAGCGCGCGCGCGGCCCGCAGGGCACGCGGGCACGGGTGACCGGGCTGTTCGCCGAACTGCCCGCCCGCCTGCGCACCCAGGCTTCGCCCGCCGCCGAGTACCGCGAGGTCCTGGCGCTGGTCGGACGTTACGTGCTGCACCGACCGGAGCTGCACTGGCGGGTGGTTTTGGACGGCGAGACGCGCCTGAGCCACGCGCCCGGTGACGTGCGCGCGGCCGTGGCCAGCGTTTACGGTGCTCTGCCCGCCAACCGTCTGCTGACCGTGGACGCTGCGGGCGTGCACGGTGCGGTCTCGCGCCCGGAGCTGACCCGCCCGCGCCGCGACCGCATGCACCTGGCGGTCAACGGCCGTCCGGTCGAGTTCCCCGCTGAACTCGAGCGCGCCGTGCTGCGCGCCTACGGCGAACTGCTGCCCCAGGGACAGGCGCCGCTGGCGGTCCTCAGCCTCGAGGTACCCCCCGCCTGGATAGATCCCAACGTGCACCCGCACAAGGCGCGGGTGGCTCTGGCCCGGCTCGACGAACTCGCCGCGCGCCTCGAGGCGGCGGTGCGCGCAGCCCTGGCCGCGCACCCGCTGGCCGGCGCGCTGCCGGCGCTGCGCGCCGCACAGACCCCCAGCACCCCGGCTTCGGGCTTTCCCGAACTGCGGCCCATCGGGGTCTACCGTGACTTGTACCTGCTGGCCGAGGGCGAAGGCGATCTGTGGCTGATCGACGCGCACGCCGCGCACGAGCGGGTGCTGTTCGAGCGCTTCGATGCGGCCTTCGCCCGGGCCGAGTCGGTCGAACTGGCGCTGCCCGAGATGTTGCAGCTGACCCCCGAGCAGCAGGCCCGCTTGCACGAACGCGCTCCGGAACTGGCCGCCTGGGGGCTGCTGCTCGAGGATTTCGGTGCGGGCCTCGCGCGGGTGCGTGCGGTTCCGGCGGTGCTCGCGGGCCTGCCGCTGCCACGCCTGGCCGAGTCGTTGCTCGAAGCCGCACTGGCCGATACCCCCGACCCGCGCCGCGCGGTGCTGGCCCGCATGGCCTGCGCGCCCGCCCTCAAGGCCGGCGCGGTCCGCCTCGAGGGGGCGGCGGAACTGCTGGGCGATCTGGCAGTCTGTGCCCAGCCGTGGGCCTGTCCGCACGGGCGTCCTACCGTGCTGCGGCTCTCCGAGCGCGATCTGGCCCACGCCTTTGGACGGCGCGGGGTGCGCGACCTGCCCTCGGGGCGCGACCGGGTGCCGGAGTTGCCTCAAAATCCGGAACGCTCGCCCTAG